TAGTGTTTCATCACTTTCGACATGGTTATCATCCGGGACACAACAATCTACAGGACATACTGCCGCACATTGAGGTTCGTCGTGAAACCCTTTACATTCTGTACATTTTCCAGGGACAATGTAATAAATATCATCTGAAATAGGCGTCTGAGGATCATTAGCATCCACTTCTTCTCCATTAGGCAAAATTATTTTTCCGCTTAATTTCGTTCCGTCTTTATATCGCCAATCATCAGCACCTTCATATATCGCTGTATTTGGGCACTCCGGCTCGCATGCTCCGCAGTTAATACATTCGTCTGTTATTATGATTGCCATAGCTGTTTTTTATTTTATAAACTGTAAATTTGCACAAAATTACGTCCAAAACTATTCATAAGCAAATTCATAATGACATTAGCAGACAAAAAAAAGGCATTTATCACACTGGGAACTTTTTTAAGCCAGTTTTCTTTGGATCACAATGAAAAAAAAGAAAATGTACCCCACAATGATCGTTTCTTTGATTCCTTCAGTTCCCTGATCAAACTGTTGCAGTCTCATAATGGATGGTACACCGAAGAGCAGGTTACCTTTGCCCTTCACTCCTGGGCCGAAGCACTTACGGCTGCTAATTTGGACGAATGGCTAAAACCCTATTCCTTAGACAATACCACACCAAAAAATGTTGGGCTGATTTTAGCGGGTAATATCCCACTGGTCGGTTTTCATGATTTCCTGAGCGTATTGATTAGCGGACATAAAGTATTGGTAAAAACCTCATCCAATGATCAGCACCTCCTGCCTTTTTTAGCCAAGTACCTTATTGCCGTTGCACCTGGATTTCAGGAAAGAATTACGTTTTGCGAAGGAAAGCTTGAAAATTTTGACGCCGTTATTGCAACGGGAAGCAATAATACAGCCCGCTATTTCGAATATTATTTCAAGGACAAACCTTCCATCATACGCAAAAACAGGAATTCCGCTGCTGTACTCACAGGAGACGAAACCAAAGAGCAGCTTATCGGGCTGGGAGAAGATATTTTTCGCTATTTCGGATTGGGATGCCGTAATGTTTCCAAATTATTCCTTCCTGAAAATTATGATTTCGCATTACTTTTCGAAGCACTTTACGAATACCGTGATGTGATTTATTATGAAAAATACGCCAACAACTACGATTACAATAAGGCTGTATTCCTAATGAGTAACTTCAAACTTCTGGATAATGAGTTTTTAACGCTGAAGGAAGATCCGGGATATGCCTCACCGATTTCCAGCGTTTTTTATGAATATTATTCCGATTTAAACCAGTTGACCGGCCGCTTGATGGAAGAAAGAGACAGCTTGCAATGTATTGTTACTGCAGCCGATATCCCTTCCCGTACCGCTTTTGGGACCACACAACAGCCAAAGTTGTGGGATTATGCGGATAACGTCGATACTATTGCATTTCTGACCACACTATAATTTGTTTTTTTGCCAAATATACAGGTACTACAACGTTTTTGTTAATAACCTTGTGTAATAATTACTAAATTGTAAACTAATCTTTAATCCTATATTATGAAATTTGTGGTTTAAACCCATTGGATCAACTTTACAACACAATGAAAAAACACAACTACAGCGCAGGACCTTGTATACTACCACAGGAAGTCTTCGAAAAAGCGGCACAAGCCGTATTAAATTTTAATGATTCCGGGTTATCCATATTGGAAATTTCACACCGCAGCAAAGATTTTGTTGCCGTCATGGAAGAAGCCCGTGCACTCGCACTGGAATTACTGGGACTTACTGGAAAAGGCTACCAGGCCTTATTTTTACAGGGAGGTGCCAGCCTGGAATTCCTCAGGGTGCCTTACAATTTACTCAAAGAAAACGGACAAGCGGCATATTTAGATACCGGAACATGGGCTAATGCTGCTATCAAAGAAGCAAAACCTTTTGGTGAAACATTGGTAGTCGCTTCTTCCAAACCGGAAAATTACAATCATATCCCAAAAAACTATACTGTTCCTGCTACTGCTGATTATTTTCACTGTACGAGTAACAATACCATTTTTGGTACCCAGATAAAAGAATTCCCAGCACTTGACATTCCTGTGGTATGCGACATGAGTTCTGATATTTTTTCCCGCCAGTTGGACTTTACAAAATTTGACCTGATTTATGCCGGTGCACAGAAAAACATGGGCCCTGCCGGAACCACGCTTATTGTCGTAAAAGAATCCATACTGGGAACTACCGGAAGGAATATCCCGAACATATTGAATTACCAGCAGCATATTGAAAAGGAAAGCATGTACAATACTCCCCCGGTATTTGCAGTTTACACGTCACTACTAACATTGCAATGGCTAAAAAACCTGGGCGGTATTCCAGCAATTGAAAAAATAAACGAAGCCAAAGCCACGTTATTGTATACCGAAATCGATCGCAATCCTTTATTCCGTGGTACTGCTGCCAAAGAAGACCGTTCTAACATGAATGCAACGTTCCTGCTAAACGATGAGGCACATGCTCCGGTATTTGATGGGTTATGGAAAGCAGCGGGTATCTCAGGATTACCAGGACACCGTTCTGTGGGCGGCTACCGGGCATCCATGTATAACGCCCTGCCACTGGAAAGCGTACAGGTATTGGTCGATGTAATGAAAGATCTGGAAACGAAAGTATAACGGCCACTTTCTAAACCCACAACACAACAACTAAATTTTACCCTATAATCACATACAATGAAAATATTAGCAAATGACGGGATTTCAAAAAGTGGAATCGAAGCTTTGGAGAAAGGCGGATTTGAAGTTATTACCACTAAAGTAGCCCAGGAGCAGGTTGCAAATTTCATCAACACAAACAACGTCAGCGTACTCTTAGTGCGCAGTGCTACAAAAGTGCGCAAAGACATCATCGATAGCTGCCCGGGACTTAAGGTAATCGGTCGTGGTGGTGTTGGTATGGACAACATTGACGTGGAATATGCACGTTCCAAAGGGATTCATGTCATCAATACGCCTGCTTCTTCATCAGAATCCGTAGCAGAGCTTGTTTTTGCCCATTTGTTTACTGGCGTACGTTTCCTGCATGACTCCAACAGAAACATGCCTTTGGAAGGAGACCTTAAATTTGATTCCCTGAAAAAAGCATACGCTAACGGGGTCGAATTGCGAGGTAAAACTTTAGGCATCATTGGTTTTGGCCGTATCGGGCGTGCTGTAGCAAAAATTGCTTTAGGATTAGGCATGCGCGTTATTGCTTCTGACAAATTTGTAGGCAATGCTGAAATTAAAGTTGATTTTTATAATGGCCAGTTTATTAATGTTGAAATCATTACCGAACCGATAGAGGATATCTTTAAGCATTCGGATTTCATTTCCCTGCATGTACCGGCACAACAAGACGGCTATGTAATTGGAAAAACACAATTTGACTCTATGAAAGATGGTGTTGGAATTATCAATGCGGCCCGTGGTGGGATTATCAATGAAGTCGAGCTGATTGCGGCACTGGACAGTGGCAAAGTTCTATTCGCCGGACTGGATGTCTACGAAACAGAACCTACACCGTCCGTACAAATCCTGATGCATCCAAAAGTGTCGCTAACGCCTCATATTGGAGCAGCAACGAATGAAGCACAAGACCGTATTGGAACCGAATTAGCAGAACAGATTATCAGCCTTTTAAAGCTGGATATCGCTTAAAGGCATACCCTTATATTTATTACAACACATTAACATTCAAGTCGATATATTCGCTACATTTGTATTAAATCTATAAATTTATACAGCTATGGCAGGACTATTGGATTTATTAAACAGTGATACGGGAAAGCAGATTATTGACGGAATAAGTCAAAAAGCAGGGGTCAGCAGTACTGAAACCTCTTCTGTTTTAACCTCAGCTTTACCGCAGTTGGCAGGCGCCTTACAAAGTAATGCTGCAACCCCTGAAGGAGCTTCCGGATTATTAGGCGCTTTAACCGGTGGCAAACATGACGGAAGCATTTTAGATAATCTTTCGGGGTTCCTGGGTAGTGGTGACGCTACTGCTGAAGGTGGCAGTATTCTCGGGCACATCTTCGGAAATAACCAGGATGCCACACAGAATGCCATCAGTGCCAAAACCGGTGTGAGCAGCGATAAGGTAAGTGCCATCCTCAAAATGGCCGCGCCAATTATCATGGGTTACCTTGGAAAGCAGACCAAGGCCAATAATGTAGGCTCGGCAGGTGGACTAAGTGATATGCTGGGCGGATTACTGGGCGGCGGTTCCGGAGGTGGATTAACTTCCGTACTGGACCAGAATGGTGATGGAAAACTGGACATGAGCGACGCTACTGCTGCGCTGTCCGGTAAAAAAGGAGGAATTGGCGGATTTCTTAGCAGCCTCTTTGGAAAATAATACAGTACACATACTATAAAACACCGGAATCATCCGGTGTTTTTTTTTATCTTTATGCTAATCCGACATGTCATGAAAAATATAGTCTTTGCCAGTATCATCATCCTGCTCGCCATAAGCTGTGGCTCACACAACACTACTCAGTTTGCCAGCTCCGGCAGTACCAACGATACCATAAAAATTGCCAATGACAGTATCGGGTATGAAGTCATCATCATCGAACCCGGATTCAATAGCTACATTAATTCTATTGCACGTCCCCGTGGCTATTACAGCCAGAATTACCTCGAGAATAAAAACCAGCTTTGGGTACGGGAATGGAATAGCAGGGTCAATCAGCCCTTCCGGTATGACCCAAATTTATATGAAATGCAAATTGATTACAATGCCGGTACGGATTATGGCTATGAGGTAAATTACCTGCTGTATAATTATCTGGTATACTTCCAAAATAAATACAAACAGTCCTTATTTGGATTTGTTCCACATAACTAAAACAACTACATTTGTGTTTTTTAAAGCCTTATGGAAAAGTTGAAGCAACGTTGGGGAATATCTTCCAACTTTCAGATTGTAATGATTTTTATAGTATTTGCAGTGACAGGTTCCACATCCGCGTACCTTTCCAAACCCGTATTAGCTCTTTTTGGCTTATCAAAAGAAACTATATCCCTTTGGGTTTATTACCCACTTTACATCATTCTGATCTTCCCTATTTACCAGGTTTTACTGGTTACTTTTGGGTTTCTGTTTGGACAGTTTACCTTCTTCTGGAACTTTGAGAAGAAAATGCTCCGCAGCATGGGGCTCGGTTTTTTAGTCGGCTCCAAAAAACAATAATTCCCTTTACATCATTTTATTCCTATTCAATAACAATCTTTTTTGTCACTGACGCTTCTCCAGCGATTACAGCAGCACTGTACACTCCGGAAGCCAGGTTCACTAATGTGATAGTCTCTTCCGTTCCGGGATGCTGGATTTGGGTATCCAATACTATTTTTCCGGATAAATCGGTCAGGGTAAAACGATACGAAACTCCGCCCAGGTCACCCCGGTGAATCGTAAGCCTGTTGTGTGCAGGAACAGGAAAAAAAGACACTCCATAATCCTTTTCGTTTGTAGCAATATCGAGTGTAGCCTGGGTAGCTTTTGCAAAATGTAACGCAGCACCAGTAGCGGCACGCGCGACCTGATGTACATAAGCAGGATCCATATTTATCAATCGATCGGAACTGGAATGCGGATGCGTTGATTCATTTCCCTCAAAAAAACCGGTAATGATTTCACCATTATTTTCGAAAGGCACATAATCGGAACTGTAAGCATAGGACAAACTCGGCGTTAAGGAAGAATACAGATTCACACACGCTATCAACTGTGCCGTCATAGTATTGGATGCAGCATTATTTGTTGAAGGATTATTATCCGTATCGCGCTCACACATAATCGTATTGTTATTCGCACCTGCCACACCGCCTACTTCATCAATATTAAAAACCAGGCGAATGTTCATTTTTGGTACCGTACCATTTACCACGGTAGTCACATAATGCTGGCTGCCTAATAAACCATCTTCCTCGCCACTGAAATTAATAAATTTTATAGAATATTCTGTCGAAACATTCTGCAGGAGCTTTGCAATCTCTAAGATCACCGCTACCCCACTCCCATTGTCATTTGTTCCGGGACCGTAAATCGTATCATAATGCCCATCAATGATCACAAAAGTATTCGGGTATACCGTCCCGGTTTTGGTTACAATAAGATTGACCGAAGTACTGCCTCCATAGGAGAAGGAATCCGTTGTAATCTGCGAAAGCGTATAACCATAACTCAGGTATTTATTCTTGAGCCAGGTAAGCGTATTGGCCTGTGCAGCCGTTCCTTTGGATTTTATTCCTAAATTCTCAAATTCCGTTAAATTCTGGATGATCCGGGTTTCAGAACACTGGTCCGCTATTCCGGCATATACCGGGACATAAGATTGGCCGCTACCGGATATAAAATAAAATAAAGCTGCAAAACAGGGGTAATAGCTTTTAAAAAGACGTTTCATTGGGTTGGTTTTATGTCAGTAAGAAGAACAGCAATCCCCAAATCCATTGTATTAAAAAAGGGACAATGACATGCACCGGATGACCGGTTTAGTTCATTATCCCTTGGATACTGTTTTTAACAGATCAGGAAGTAATTCTCCGTTTCAAATTTAAACATTTTTACGAATCATTATTCTAATCTCAAAATTTATTTGTTTTTAATACCGTAGGTATAGATCCAGGTTAGTGTGAACGTGGGGATGAAATCCAGTCCCGGAGTGAGTTCTTCTATGAAGGAAATCATCCCTCCTACTTTACCTACTGTACCTTTATACATCCTTGCCAGTATAATTCCTGAAACCGGAGCCCAGATGATATCAATTATTTCTGCAAATCCTGGAATACTATACGATAGCATCCCGATTCCATCAAATAGCAACCCTAAAAAAAGGTGTAACATCCGGTTACTGGATTTGCTTTCTGCCTGTAATACAAGTTCTTTCGCCATTTTCAAATTGTTTTATGCTTCTAAAACAACTTTAGTGCCAAAATATTGTATCTATTTTTTTAGCTTACTGCCAAATTTCTTTTTCAGTTTTTCTAATTTAGGGCTGATGACCATCTGGCAATAGCCTTGTCCTGAATTCTGGTTGTAATAATTCTGGTGGTAGTCTTCGGCTTTGTAAAATGTGACTGCAGGTGATAGTTTGGTCACAACCCTTTTACCAATACTCTGTGCGTCCAGATCAGCAATCATCGCCTGAGCCGTTTGTTTCTGCTGTTCCGAATGGTAGAATATTTCACTTCGGTATTGTGTCCCTACATCTGCCCCCTGGCGATTTAATGTCGTTGGGTCGTGGGTCGCAAAAAATATTTCCAACAAATCATGGTAGCTGATGACTTTAGGGTCAAAAGTAATTTCTATCGCTTCCGCATGCCCTGTATTCCCTTCCGATACCTGGCGGTATGTTGGATTTTTAACGGTTCCCCCTGTGTATCCCGATACCACTTTTTTTACGCCTTCCAATTCTAAAAAAACCGCTTCTGTACACCAAAAGCAACCTCCGGCTAAAGTAGCCACTTCTAAATTCTGATTTTCCATAAGTACT
The Flavobacterium kingsejongi genome window above contains:
- a CDS encoding M20/M25/M40 family metallo-hydrolase, whose translation is MKRLFKSYYPCFAALFYFISGSGQSYVPVYAGIADQCSETRIIQNLTEFENLGIKSKGTAAQANTLTWLKNKYLSYGYTLSQITTDSFSYGGSTSVNLIVTKTGTVYPNTFVIIDGHYDTIYGPGTNDNGSGVAVILEIAKLLQNVSTEYSIKFINFSGEEDGLLGSQHYVTTVVNGTVPKMNIRLVFNIDEVGGVAGANNNTIMCERDTDNNPSTNNAASNTMTAQLIACVNLYSSLTPSLSYAYSSDYVPFENNGEIITGFFEGNESTHPHSSSDRLINMDPAYVHQVARAATGAALHFAKATQATLDIATNEKDYGVSFFPVPAHNRLTIHRGDLGGVSYRFTLTDLSGKIVLDTQIQHPGTEETITLVNLASGVYSAAVIAGEASVTKKIVIE
- a CDS encoding DUF6787 family protein, with product MEKLKQRWGISSNFQIVMIFIVFAVTGSTSAYLSKPVLALFGLSKETISLWVYYPLYIILIFPIYQVLLVTFGFLFGQFTFFWNFEKKMLRSMGLGFLVGSKKQ
- a CDS encoding 4Fe-4S dicluster domain-containing protein, with the translated sequence MAIIITDECINCGACEPECPNTAIYEGADDWRYKDGTKLSGKIILPNGEEVDANDPQTPISDDIYYIVPGKCTECKGFHDEPQCAAVCPVDCCVPDDNHVESDETLLNRQAFLHDE
- a CDS encoding acyl-CoA reductase — encoded protein: MTLADKKKAFITLGTFLSQFSLDHNEKKENVPHNDRFFDSFSSLIKLLQSHNGWYTEEQVTFALHSWAEALTAANLDEWLKPYSLDNTTPKNVGLILAGNIPLVGFHDFLSVLISGHKVLVKTSSNDQHLLPFLAKYLIAVAPGFQERITFCEGKLENFDAVIATGSNNTARYFEYYFKDKPSIIRKNRNSAAVLTGDETKEQLIGLGEDIFRYFGLGCRNVSKLFLPENYDFALLFEALYEYRDVIYYEKYANNYDYNKAVFLMSNFKLLDNEFLTLKEDPGYASPISSVFYEYYSDLNQLTGRLMEERDSLQCIVTAADIPSRTAFGTTQQPKLWDYADNVDTIAFLTTL
- the serC gene encoding 3-phosphoserine/phosphohydroxythreonine transaminase, giving the protein MKKHNYSAGPCILPQEVFEKAAQAVLNFNDSGLSILEISHRSKDFVAVMEEARALALELLGLTGKGYQALFLQGGASLEFLRVPYNLLKENGQAAYLDTGTWANAAIKEAKPFGETLVVASSKPENYNHIPKNYTVPATADYFHCTSNNTIFGTQIKEFPALDIPVVCDMSSDIFSRQLDFTKFDLIYAGAQKNMGPAGTTLIVVKESILGTTGRNIPNILNYQQHIEKESMYNTPPVFAVYTSLLTLQWLKNLGGIPAIEKINEAKATLLYTEIDRNPLFRGTAAKEDRSNMNATFLLNDEAHAPVFDGLWKAAGISGLPGHRSVGGYRASMYNALPLESVQVLVDVMKDLETKV
- a CDS encoding DUF937 domain-containing protein, encoding MAGLLDLLNSDTGKQIIDGISQKAGVSSTETSSVLTSALPQLAGALQSNAATPEGASGLLGALTGGKHDGSILDNLSGFLGSGDATAEGGSILGHIFGNNQDATQNAISAKTGVSSDKVSAILKMAAPIIMGYLGKQTKANNVGSAGGLSDMLGGLLGGGSGGGLTSVLDQNGDGKLDMSDATAALSGKKGGIGGFLSSLFGK
- the msrA gene encoding peptide-methionine (S)-S-oxide reductase MsrA, whose product is MKKILGVSLCMLTFACQSKESEDKQVTQKEATPVLMENQNLEVATLAGGCFWCTEAVFLELEGVKKVVSGYTGGTVKNPTYRQVSEGNTGHAEAIEITFDPKVISYHDLLEIFFATHDPTTLNRQGADVGTQYRSEIFYHSEQQKQTAQAMIADLDAQSIGKRVVTKLSPAVTFYKAEDYHQNYYNQNSGQGYCQMVISPKLEKLKKKFGSKLKK
- a CDS encoding D-2-hydroxyacid dehydrogenase, producing the protein MKILANDGISKSGIEALEKGGFEVITTKVAQEQVANFINTNNVSVLLVRSATKVRKDIIDSCPGLKVIGRGGVGMDNIDVEYARSKGIHVINTPASSSESVAELVFAHLFTGVRFLHDSNRNMPLEGDLKFDSLKKAYANGVELRGKTLGIIGFGRIGRAVAKIALGLGMRVIASDKFVGNAEIKVDFYNGQFINVEIITEPIEDIFKHSDFISLHVPAQQDGYVIGKTQFDSMKDGVGIINAARGGIINEVELIAALDSGKVLFAGLDVYETEPTPSVQILMHPKVSLTPHIGAATNEAQDRIGTELAEQIISLLKLDIA
- a CDS encoding DUF6146 family protein, which gives rise to MKNIVFASIIILLAISCGSHNTTQFASSGSTNDTIKIANDSIGYEVIIIEPGFNSYINSIARPRGYYSQNYLENKNQLWVREWNSRVNQPFRYDPNLYEMQIDYNAGTDYGYEVNYLLYNYLVYFQNKYKQSLFGFVPHN